A region from the Sphingomonas flavescens genome encodes:
- the asnB gene encoding asparagine synthase (glutamine-hydrolyzing), with product MCGIAGIYRPLKASTSTEEMRRAVEAMEASLVHRGPDASGLWVDPDGRCVLGHRRLSIIDTSDAGRQPMATADGRFVLSYNGELYNFLQIKADLEAAGHQFRGRTDTEVVLQAFVAWGTDAFARFDGMFALAIMDTHSGELVLARDAFGEKPLYYSQLGNGTYAFASELQAIELAPTVDLTVSVDAMAEMLSFQYVGAPRSIYTSTKKLRPGHWLRIEASGRVQIGRFFTFRPGSTGYSDRPLKDLADELEEILVSSIQRRLIADVPVGAFLSGGVDSSTVCALIRRRLNRPLMTFSIGFEGASESEHLIARKFGSHLGTSHYDQILSPNAAEFLLDFGAKVDEPNGDSSCLPTYLLSEFARQHVTVSISGDGGDEMFGGYGRYMHTLDQQRRYEEGEAPGWKPGSAYYGSSILVGSEPLIQELFGFVPQGFADHVGLLRTDLDEGRDALLETMRQTDVENYMPGAVLPKVDRMSMQHSLEVRTPFLNVELARFAERMPERDLVQGGRGKLVLKEIAYRYLPRELVDLPKQGFALPMSDWAKDSLLDISSRLLEQDDSRLRQAFGSAGIARFMARQRSPGNFSPYQVWGVVALESWLRHHPAQLPEFNEGAGTLAQGTAHNRTDDLVAAQVGDKVFIVADGSSGPDEDQFANLPREIEARAFQLLSEAAPVPDGASTTVHLPAWESSDAPDRSVDLKGATLLATGREPALRLDYRAIEKLRAQGVSKVIVRNPYVNGELLEVSMRQRISSADHLQLFRQRCALLSTSRAARVFGARPLRKEKGLARQSQVLRALPAFPDIEFATDFAVFEGGRQLPPLPLSHEIIASEGGGRYSIFDQRLTVSATEPGREGKPIWVVPINAENRDKLSTVVSRWSERSLSADQGSAIDELVQRPSDFEPVRAGDPIVICTHSLPPGGAERQWVYLAQALKAAGYDVTFVTFRKLEGARRHYLQMLQDSGIRHVDASAVSAIESLRAWPKSDLGRRLTKTNLVPDREAVARLVAVFTRIAPKAVISQLDDPNILAGLAAEIAGVSRQIMSFRNYNPTNFPYISNDWYRPAYQALSKSPRVLLSGNHAGANEDYAEWIGIDPRRVAHIPNAVDSDVFVKAAPEEISALRRSFGLPTKAQVILGVARLSAEKDPSTWIDVAGRVLRANPDAHAFLVGVGPLKSRLEDKIAALGMSDRILLLGARTDVHLLMSMADIFLLTSRFEGMPNVVMEAGSIGIPVVATAAGGSVELIEDGRTGFVHPIGDVDGLAASCLELLSDPARASAMGGEARILMQTEFNKTKLGERYIALLNSPVRDRGSQSRDPEQSYAAPEILDQEVRVATKTR from the coding sequence ATGTGCGGCATTGCCGGCATCTATCGACCGCTCAAAGCCTCGACATCGACCGAGGAAATGCGTCGCGCGGTCGAAGCCATGGAGGCCTCGCTGGTCCATCGCGGACCCGATGCGAGCGGCTTGTGGGTCGACCCGGACGGTCGCTGCGTCCTCGGCCATCGCCGGCTGAGCATCATCGATACCTCGGATGCGGGGCGACAGCCGATGGCGACCGCCGATGGCCGTTTCGTGCTCTCCTACAATGGTGAGCTCTACAATTTTCTTCAGATCAAGGCTGATCTGGAAGCCGCGGGACATCAATTTCGTGGCCGCACGGACACCGAAGTCGTTCTCCAGGCCTTCGTGGCATGGGGCACCGATGCCTTCGCCCGCTTCGATGGCATGTTTGCGCTTGCCATCATGGACACGCATTCCGGTGAACTCGTGCTCGCCCGCGACGCTTTTGGCGAGAAACCGCTCTACTATTCGCAGCTAGGCAACGGCACCTATGCCTTTGCTTCGGAACTTCAGGCCATCGAACTCGCGCCGACGGTGGATCTGACCGTCAGCGTCGACGCAATGGCGGAGATGCTCAGCTTCCAGTACGTGGGCGCCCCGCGGAGCATTTACACTTCGACCAAGAAGCTCAGACCCGGGCATTGGCTGCGCATCGAGGCTTCCGGGCGCGTGCAGATTGGCCGATTCTTCACATTCCGCCCAGGTTCGACCGGCTACAGCGACCGGCCGCTCAAAGATCTTGCCGATGAGCTGGAAGAAATCCTGGTTTCCAGCATTCAGCGGCGCCTGATCGCAGACGTTCCCGTCGGAGCATTCCTGTCCGGCGGTGTCGATTCATCGACCGTATGTGCGCTAATTCGCCGACGGCTCAACCGGCCGTTGATGACCTTCTCGATTGGCTTCGAGGGCGCTTCGGAAAGCGAGCACCTGATCGCACGGAAGTTCGGCAGCCATCTTGGCACCAGCCACTACGATCAGATCCTGAGCCCCAACGCAGCGGAATTTCTGTTGGACTTCGGGGCGAAGGTCGATGAGCCAAACGGCGATAGCTCATGCCTGCCGACTTACTTGCTGTCGGAGTTTGCGCGTCAGCATGTGACCGTTTCAATCTCGGGCGACGGCGGCGACGAGATGTTCGGTGGTTACGGCCGCTACATGCATACGCTCGATCAGCAGCGGCGATACGAGGAAGGGGAGGCACCCGGCTGGAAACCGGGAAGCGCATATTACGGGTCGTCGATCCTCGTCGGGTCGGAACCGCTGATCCAGGAACTCTTCGGGTTTGTCCCGCAGGGTTTTGCGGACCACGTCGGCCTGCTCCGCACCGATCTTGATGAAGGCCGGGACGCGCTGTTGGAAACGATGCGTCAGACGGACGTCGAGAATTACATGCCGGGCGCCGTGCTGCCCAAGGTCGACAGGATGAGCATGCAACATTCGCTTGAGGTCCGGACGCCGTTCCTCAACGTGGAGTTGGCGCGCTTTGCCGAGCGGATGCCCGAACGCGACCTCGTACAAGGCGGACGCGGCAAATTGGTCCTGAAGGAGATCGCCTACCGCTACCTCCCGCGCGAACTGGTTGATCTGCCCAAGCAGGGTTTTGCGCTCCCGATGTCGGACTGGGCCAAGGATAGCCTGCTCGACATCTCATCGCGGTTGCTGGAGCAGGACGATAGCCGCCTGCGACAGGCATTCGGTTCTGCCGGTATTGCCCGCTTCATGGCCAGGCAGCGCTCGCCGGGCAACTTCTCTCCCTACCAAGTCTGGGGCGTGGTCGCGCTGGAGTCCTGGCTACGCCATCATCCCGCCCAATTGCCCGAATTCAACGAGGGTGCGGGAACGCTCGCGCAGGGCACCGCGCACAACCGCACCGATGACCTCGTTGCAGCTCAAGTCGGCGACAAGGTTTTCATCGTCGCGGACGGCAGCTCGGGGCCCGATGAGGATCAGTTCGCAAATCTGCCGCGAGAGATCGAAGCCCGGGCGTTCCAGCTCCTGTCCGAAGCCGCACCCGTGCCGGACGGAGCTTCGACCACCGTGCACCTCCCCGCTTGGGAGTCCAGTGACGCGCCAGACAGGTCGGTGGATCTAAAGGGCGCAACGCTGTTAGCGACCGGCCGAGAGCCTGCGCTGCGCCTAGATTACCGCGCAATTGAGAAGCTGCGTGCGCAGGGCGTATCGAAAGTCATCGTTCGCAATCCATACGTGAATGGTGAACTCCTCGAAGTTTCCATGCGTCAGCGGATCTCATCCGCAGACCACCTTCAATTGTTCCGGCAAAGGTGCGCGCTGCTGTCGACGTCCCGCGCGGCACGTGTGTTCGGGGCGCGCCCCCTTCGAAAGGAAAAGGGCCTGGCCCGCCAATCGCAGGTGCTTCGCGCGCTCCCTGCCTTCCCGGACATCGAATTCGCGACCGATTTCGCGGTTTTTGAGGGCGGACGGCAATTGCCGCCCCTGCCATTGTCCCACGAGATCATCGCTAGCGAAGGCGGCGGGCGATACTCGATCTTCGACCAGCGTCTGACCGTCTCCGCCACGGAGCCGGGCCGCGAGGGCAAGCCCATTTGGGTAGTCCCGATCAACGCCGAGAACCGGGACAAGCTGTCGACGGTCGTCTCTCGCTGGTCGGAACGGTCACTCTCGGCGGACCAGGGTTCGGCCATCGACGAACTCGTTCAGCGACCTTCCGACTTCGAGCCGGTCCGCGCCGGGGATCCGATCGTCATCTGCACTCATTCGCTACCCCCCGGCGGTGCCGAGCGTCAGTGGGTCTATCTCGCGCAGGCGCTCAAGGCCGCCGGCTACGATGTGACCTTCGTCACGTTTCGGAAACTGGAAGGCGCCCGGCGCCACTATCTCCAAATGTTGCAGGACAGCGGCATTCGCCATGTCGATGCGTCGGCGGTGTCCGCTATCGAGAGCCTCCGAGCCTGGCCGAAGAGCGACCTTGGCCGACGCCTTACCAAGACGAACCTCGTTCCGGACCGTGAAGCCGTGGCACGGCTCGTCGCCGTTTTTACCAGGATTGCGCCCAAGGCGGTCATCAGCCAGTTGGACGATCCCAACATCCTGGCCGGCCTTGCCGCGGAGATCGCTGGCGTCTCTCGCCAGATCATGTCTTTCCGCAACTACAACCCGACCAATTTCCCCTACATTTCCAACGATTGGTACCGCCCGGCGTACCAGGCGTTGAGCAAGTCCCCCCGGGTTCTGCTGTCCGGAAATCATGCCGGCGCAAACGAAGATTATGCCGAGTGGATCGGAATCGATCCCCGACGCGTGGCGCACATTCCAAACGCCGTCGATTCCGACGTGTTCGTGAAAGCCGCGCCGGAGGAAATTTCCGCCCTTCGCCGGTCCTTCGGCCTGCCCACCAAGGCACAGGTCATCCTGGGCGTTGCGCGCCTATCCGCCGAGAAAGATCCTTCCACCTGGATCGACGTCGCGGGGCGGGTCCTTCGTGCAAATCCGGATGCCCACGCCTTTCTGGTCGGCGTTGGACCACTCAAGTCGCGCCTGGAAGACAAGATTGCCGCGCTCGGCATGTCCGACCGCATCCTCCTGCTTGGAGCACGCACCGACGTGCACCTCCTTATGAGCATGGCCGACATATTCCTGCTGACATCCCGCTTCGAAGGGATGCCGAACGTCGTGATGGAAGCCGGCAGCATCGGCATTCCCGTCGTAGCGACGGCCGCCGGGGGGTCGGTCGAGCTAATCGAGGATGGCAGGACCGGCTTCGTCCATCCCATCGGAGATGTCGACGGTCTTGCCGCATCGTGCCTCGAACTTCTGTCGGACCCGGCTCGGGCTTCCGCGATGGGTGGCGAGGCACGCATCCTGATGCAAACCGAGTTCAACAAGACGAAGCTCGGCGAACGCTACATCGCGCTGCTGAACTCCCCAGTTCGGGATCGCGGGTCGCAGTCTCGCGACCCCGAACAGAGCTACGCCGCTCCGGAAATCCTCGATCAGGAGGTGCGGGTGGCGACTAAAACGCGATAA
- a CDS encoding class I SAM-dependent methyltransferase: MDEKQGIDPNRGWEVLPVFDGNRQLTEALQAMMSSDEAPGHSDVGIQNLLYSEILNNRPRRVLEIGTHIGTASVIMGSALMRNGYGKLLTLEPQAHYQDIAAKNVEAAGVSSCVEILPFFSYQQECQDRLEEEAPFDLIFIDGAHDYESARHDIELCYDLLRTNGLMILHDVGKRSPLMDPGGNGGVRRALHDFSEARPEARVIFREYPIWLNECGAALVTKQVLNPLP; the protein is encoded by the coding sequence ATGGACGAAAAGCAGGGCATCGACCCCAATCGCGGATGGGAGGTTCTTCCTGTCTTTGACGGCAACCGGCAATTGACCGAGGCCCTGCAGGCCATGATGTCGAGTGACGAGGCACCGGGCCACTCTGACGTCGGCATTCAAAATCTCCTCTATTCCGAGATCCTGAACAATCGCCCGCGACGGGTTCTGGAGATCGGCACCCACATTGGCACCGCATCCGTGATCATGGGATCGGCGTTGATGCGCAACGGCTATGGGAAGTTGCTCACGCTCGAGCCACAAGCGCATTACCAGGACATCGCGGCCAAGAACGTCGAGGCCGCCGGCGTATCGTCCTGTGTCGAAATCCTGCCTTTCTTTTCATACCAGCAGGAATGCCAGGATCGCCTAGAGGAGGAAGCACCCTTCGACCTGATCTTCATCGACGGCGCTCACGATTACGAATCGGCCCGACACGATATCGAACTTTGTTACGACCTACTCAGAACAAACGGGCTTATGATCCTGCACGATGTGGGCAAGCGATCACCACTCATGGACCCAGGCGGCAACGGCGGTGTCCGACGCGCGTTACACGATTTTTCCGAAGCCAGGCCCGAAGCTCGCGTCATTTTTCGCGAATATCCGATCTGGCTGAACGAGTGCGGTGCGGCCCTGGTGACCAAGCAGGTACTGAACCCGTTGCCGTGA
- a CDS encoding glycosyltransferase, protein MTSVLQRQPADRLPEFRVDWHDDSANWSVAPEFMGNSDLRALALTDEREIVFEIVAPAEALSSLHINLATFARKNSVTLTCDLLDSDGALLLRHHSSADQIFDNALHKCLDLRVLQFEIGKKYWVRLSSVGATADDCFGVWCREVVAGRYQLPRKINHFRERRVFDYGVESAGPSTKLNCYAVFDTAYWQANQTLAQLDQAFPNQTFQVLNFDPARDTARLWDRLAAADVVAFCDVHPTDDAGQRSYDGLVFELFRRGICTLFVDGGSFAFRGARANFAYADGLKDQLSRRTADARRCQFTLRPDDVRLVHNDRPSEDLSESVQIGTPAALDNLMRLARHGRTPRVAIVSVLYNKSDIIERFVEHVVSQSYPGEIALVLVNDRSPQDDAKRAMKLSKELAKKGVANRTVEVVENADNLGNCASRLVGLASVEADIYIVIDCDCLINRDFVSAHVFEHARDDVDAVVGPLNIESWQRDPEELVRILEAEPERIAAEASAQDPVQPDGFVNCITRNFSAKRRVVEREPLFDVDFGYSAKPGSGFGWEDVEMGYRLYAKASVIRFTELAFSVHATHDASTNEEGKIKGSFRNFERMFAKHPAMELAARRWSVDTYDKLQRWAGKDVDAGEPQKALAKRFEKILEADRKLIQSYRPGARRLRILTYRWHVPHQYELYKLPHDFTLATHIGENGMINAWSYDQRPFRPNVRMVPARHIDPRDYDLAILHFDENLLAPNLCNNVIPSSWGEAFDWLLETSLPKAAICHGTPQFRGQYALDARQMATFDIHEDERLRMVRHLADANVKVVCNSWQALAEWEFQDSRVIWHGFDPQEFPAGTQERGILALGQDRHRPHYRGAWEHAEIEAMLDPAIKIETAAHVGAAIDPRDTNAFAVRHFRSYVDRIRQFTAYLNTTLRSPMPRSRGEAMMTGVIPVCLANHDVQRFIEPGKDGFYSDEPAELADWLNHLFKRPAEARKLGEAARRKAMDVFNHDRYLSAWTQLIEDALGESISR, encoded by the coding sequence GTGACATCAGTTTTACAGCGGCAGCCGGCGGACCGGCTGCCGGAATTTCGAGTAGATTGGCATGACGACTCTGCCAATTGGTCTGTCGCTCCCGAATTCATGGGCAATTCTGATCTTCGTGCGCTTGCGTTGACCGACGAGCGTGAGATCGTGTTCGAGATCGTCGCGCCGGCCGAAGCGTTAAGTTCGCTGCACATCAATCTCGCCACCTTCGCGCGAAAGAATAGCGTGACGCTAACCTGCGACCTGCTCGATTCAGACGGGGCGCTGCTGTTGCGACACCATTCGTCGGCGGACCAGATTTTCGACAATGCGCTTCACAAGTGTCTCGATCTTCGGGTCCTGCAGTTCGAAATCGGAAAGAAATATTGGGTACGGCTCAGCTCGGTTGGCGCAACCGCCGATGATTGCTTTGGAGTCTGGTGCCGCGAAGTGGTCGCGGGCCGTTACCAACTGCCGCGAAAGATCAATCATTTCCGAGAGCGGCGGGTCTTCGATTACGGGGTTGAGAGCGCCGGTCCCTCGACCAAGCTCAACTGCTACGCTGTTTTCGACACTGCATATTGGCAGGCGAACCAGACGCTGGCGCAGCTTGATCAAGCCTTTCCCAATCAGACCTTTCAAGTTCTCAATTTCGATCCCGCTCGCGATACGGCGCGGCTTTGGGACCGTCTGGCCGCTGCAGACGTGGTGGCCTTTTGCGACGTTCACCCGACCGACGATGCCGGACAGCGAAGCTACGACGGATTGGTATTCGAGCTGTTTCGGCGAGGAATCTGCACGCTTTTCGTGGATGGCGGGTCGTTCGCATTCAGGGGGGCTCGCGCAAATTTCGCCTATGCAGACGGACTTAAGGATCAACTCAGCCGACGCACCGCGGATGCGCGGCGCTGCCAATTTACTCTTCGTCCTGACGATGTGCGCCTGGTTCACAACGATCGTCCGAGCGAAGACCTGAGCGAAAGCGTCCAAATCGGCACTCCGGCTGCGCTGGACAACTTGATGCGGCTCGCGCGCCATGGCCGGACGCCGCGCGTCGCGATCGTATCTGTTCTGTATAACAAGTCGGACATCATTGAGCGCTTCGTGGAACACGTCGTGAGCCAGTCCTACCCCGGCGAGATCGCGCTCGTTCTGGTCAATGACCGTTCGCCCCAGGACGACGCCAAGCGCGCGATGAAGCTGTCCAAGGAACTGGCCAAAAAAGGCGTAGCCAATCGAACTGTCGAGGTTGTCGAAAACGCGGATAATCTCGGCAACTGTGCGTCGCGCCTGGTCGGCCTCGCGTCCGTCGAGGCCGACATCTACATCGTCATCGACTGCGACTGCCTGATCAATCGCGACTTCGTCTCTGCGCATGTCTTCGAGCACGCTCGCGACGATGTGGATGCAGTGGTTGGTCCCTTGAACATCGAGAGCTGGCAACGGGATCCGGAAGAACTGGTGCGGATCCTGGAGGCTGAGCCGGAGCGCATTGCTGCGGAGGCGTCGGCACAGGATCCGGTGCAGCCGGATGGCTTCGTCAATTGCATCACCCGCAACTTCTCGGCCAAGCGCAGGGTCGTTGAGCGCGAGCCGCTCTTTGACGTCGACTTCGGCTATTCGGCGAAGCCCGGTTCAGGCTTCGGCTGGGAAGACGTGGAGATGGGTTACCGGCTCTACGCCAAGGCTTCGGTGATCCGCTTCACCGAACTCGCCTTCTCCGTGCACGCAACGCACGATGCGTCGACCAACGAGGAAGGCAAGATCAAGGGGTCGTTCCGGAACTTTGAGCGGATGTTTGCCAAGCACCCGGCCATGGAGCTGGCGGCCCGGCGCTGGTCGGTGGACACCTACGACAAGCTTCAGCGCTGGGCGGGCAAGGACGTTGACGCCGGTGAGCCTCAAAAGGCCTTGGCCAAGCGCTTCGAGAAGATCCTCGAGGCGGACCGCAAGCTAATTCAGTCGTATCGCCCGGGCGCACGGCGTCTCCGGATCCTAACCTATCGCTGGCACGTGCCGCACCAGTACGAACTGTACAAACTGCCCCATGATTTCACGCTCGCCACGCACATCGGCGAGAACGGGATGATCAATGCGTGGAGTTACGATCAACGACCGTTCCGCCCGAACGTCCGAATGGTACCTGCCCGGCACATCGATCCGCGAGATTATGATCTCGCGATCCTGCATTTCGACGAAAACCTGCTTGCACCCAACCTCTGCAACAACGTGATCCCAAGCTCATGGGGAGAGGCGTTCGACTGGTTGCTGGAGACATCGCTACCCAAAGCAGCGATCTGTCACGGAACGCCGCAGTTCCGCGGGCAATACGCTTTGGACGCCAGGCAGATGGCAACGTTCGACATCCACGAAGACGAGCGGTTGCGAATGGTCCGCCATCTGGCCGACGCCAATGTCAAAGTCGTCTGCAATTCCTGGCAGGCCCTGGCCGAATGGGAGTTTCAAGACTCGCGCGTGATCTGGCACGGCTTTGATCCGCAAGAGTTTCCGGCGGGCACCCAGGAACGAGGCATCCTCGCGCTAGGCCAGGACCGCCACCGTCCTCACTATCGCGGCGCGTGGGAACATGCCGAGATCGAAGCGATGCTCGACCCCGCGATCAAGATCGAGACCGCGGCCCATGTCGGAGCGGCGATCGATCCCCGGGATACAAACGCTTTCGCGGTCCGGCATTTCAGATCCTACGTGGACAGAATTCGCCAATTCACGGCGTATCTCAACACCACTCTCCGGTCGCCCATGCCTCGCTCGCGCGGTGAGGCGATGATGACCGGTGTCATTCCGGTGTGCCTTGCCAACCATGACGTTCAGCGTTTCATCGAGCCCGGGAAGGACGGCTTCTATTCGGATGAGCCGGCGGAGTTGGCCGATTGGCTCAATCACCTATTCAAGCGGCCGGCGGAAGCTCGCAAGCTAGGTGAGGCTGCCCGCCGAAAGGCAATGGATGTGTTCAATCATGATCGATACCTGTCGGCCTGGACACAATTGATCGAGGACGCGCTCGGAGAGTCGATCAGCCGCTGA
- a CDS encoding outer membrane protein has translation MKLLHTGVVSALAVVLGVTATQADAQSLRGFRAEGQVGITSFHSEGNHKSKIGWGAAAGVDAYLADSFVLGVEGSYWDARPENHGIDGAGYVNHKMFQEWGLGLRAGVMVTPSTLVYGKVAYVRDEQRKEFLPAVPGGGYAGAGRPGYYYDHYHATGIQWGGGIEQLFTNNLYVKAEGRYSDYKRHTHALTGLIGVGLLFGSTPVEAAPPPPPPPPPPPPPPATQTCPDGSVIDATATCPPPPPPPPPPPPPAQRGERG, from the coding sequence ATGAAGCTATTGCATACTGGCGTAGTTTCGGCGCTTGCAGTTGTGCTTGGCGTCACGGCTACTCAGGCTGATGCACAGTCTCTCCGCGGTTTCCGCGCCGAGGGTCAGGTTGGCATCACGAGCTTCCACTCGGAAGGCAATCACAAGTCGAAGATCGGCTGGGGCGCGGCGGCTGGTGTCGACGCTTACCTGGCGGATTCGTTCGTCCTCGGCGTCGAGGGTTCGTACTGGGACGCGCGTCCTGAGAACCACGGCATCGACGGTGCGGGCTACGTCAACCACAAGATGTTCCAGGAGTGGGGCCTTGGTCTCCGCGCTGGCGTCATGGTGACGCCGTCGACGCTGGTCTATGGTAAGGTTGCTTACGTTCGCGATGAGCAGCGTAAGGAATTCCTCCCGGCGGTTCCGGGTGGCGGCTATGCCGGCGCCGGTCGTCCGGGTTACTACTACGACCACTATCACGCGACGGGTATTCAGTGGGGTGGCGGCATCGAGCAGCTCTTCACGAACAACCTCTACGTGAAGGCTGAAGGCCGTTACTCGGACTACAAGCGTCACACGCATGCCCTCACCGGCCTGATCGGCGTTGGTCTGCTGTTCGGTTCGACCCCGGTTGAAGCGGCTCCGCCGCCGCCGCCGCCGCCGCCGCCGCCTCCGCCGCCCCCGGCGACGCAGACGTGCCCGGACGGGTCGGTGATCGACGCGACGGCAACCTGCCCGCCGCCGCCGCCGCCGCCTCCCCCGCCGCCGCCTCCGGCGCAGCGTGGTGAACGCGGCTAA
- a CDS encoding SIS domain-containing protein — translation MTLDWSSVANYKRDYAAALSAAIGGIADDAVETLCRKVQEAAAAGRHIFAVGNGGSAAIAEHLCCDWTKGTNAEGHPTIPSRSLTANSSVFSAIANDYGYERVFDTQLGFFGKAGDVLIAISSSGNSPNILNAVRKAKEIGMFVAGLSGFSGGRLAEEADCSVHVSVENYGLIEDAHQAVMHIVAQFIACERDFGATDARS, via the coding sequence GTGACATTGGATTGGTCATCGGTCGCCAATTACAAGCGAGATTATGCGGCGGCGTTGAGCGCGGCCATCGGCGGAATTGCCGACGATGCTGTCGAGACGCTGTGCCGGAAAGTCCAGGAGGCTGCGGCCGCTGGGCGGCATATTTTTGCCGTCGGCAACGGTGGATCCGCGGCGATCGCGGAACATCTGTGTTGCGATTGGACCAAGGGCACGAATGCAGAAGGCCATCCGACCATCCCGTCGCGATCCCTGACCGCCAACAGTTCGGTCTTCTCTGCAATTGCCAATGATTATGGATACGAGCGTGTCTTCGATACGCAGCTGGGCTTCTTCGGAAAGGCAGGCGACGTCCTGATCGCGATCTCGTCCTCCGGGAACAGTCCGAACATCCTCAATGCCGTGCGCAAGGCGAAAGAGATCGGAATGTTCGTCGCGGGCTTGTCCGGTTTCTCCGGCGGCAGGCTCGCGGAAGAGGCCGACTGCTCTGTCCACGTCAGCGTCGAGAATTACGGCCTGATCGAAGACGCGCATCAGGCGGTCATGCACATCGTCGCGCAATTCATCGCCTGCGAACGCGACTTCGGCGCCACGGACGCCCGCTCGTGA
- a CDS encoding NAD-dependent epimerase/dehydratase family protein, with protein sequence MKLLVTGGAGFIGSHLCDQLIAHGHQVVAVDDLSLGRERNLTQLRDTAEFTFHRGDVLDGDWFGPFVRDGKFDCIFHMAANSDIARSHADPSVDLDRTFRTTYAVLDAMRSSETRRLVFASTSAVYGEAAGEIGENFGPLLPISHYGAAKLASEAFISSFGENYGIQSWITRFPNVVGPRATHGAVYDFIKRLRANPEELTVLGDGSQEKPYLSVHDLVAAILLVWSRTDDQANVYNVGARTRTKVRDIARMVVEEGPSEAKISYTGGDRGWIGDVPKFAYDISKIEALGWAPTMSSDEAVRAAARAVWNEPE encoded by the coding sequence GTGAAACTTCTCGTCACGGGCGGCGCCGGCTTCATCGGCAGCCATCTTTGCGATCAGCTGATCGCGCATGGTCATCAAGTTGTGGCGGTGGACGATCTCTCGCTGGGTCGGGAACGCAATCTAACCCAATTACGCGACACGGCGGAATTCACATTCCATCGTGGCGATGTTCTTGACGGAGACTGGTTCGGACCGTTCGTGCGGGACGGAAAGTTCGATTGCATTTTTCACATGGCAGCGAATTCGGACATCGCGCGGTCGCACGCCGATCCTTCCGTCGATCTCGATCGGACGTTCCGGACGACTTACGCGGTGCTCGATGCAATGCGGAGCAGTGAGACGCGACGCCTAGTATTTGCGTCGACATCTGCGGTCTATGGCGAGGCAGCAGGAGAGATTGGCGAGAATTTCGGGCCGTTATTGCCAATCTCGCATTATGGTGCGGCAAAATTGGCTTCCGAGGCCTTCATCAGTTCGTTCGGTGAGAATTATGGGATCCAGAGCTGGATCACGCGCTTTCCGAACGTCGTCGGTCCTCGCGCGACCCATGGCGCCGTATACGATTTCATCAAGCGATTGCGCGCCAACCCCGAAGAACTCACCGTGCTCGGTGACGGCTCGCAGGAAAAACCATACCTCAGCGTCCATGATCTGGTTGCGGCCATCCTGCTCGTTTGGAGCAGGACGGACGATCAGGCCAACGTCTACAACGTCGGCGCGCGAACCCGGACTAAGGTTCGCGATATCGCGCGGATGGTCGTGGAGGAAGGACCCAGCGAGGCCAAGATCTCGTACACCGGAGGCGACCGCGGCTGGATCGGCGATGTGCCGAAATTCGCTTACGATATCTCGAAGATCGAAGCTCTTGGCTGGGCGCCGACCATGTCCTCCGACGAAGCCGTAAGGGCAGCCGCCCGCGCGGTGTGGAACGAACCCGAATGA